The proteins below are encoded in one region of Phaseolus vulgaris cultivar G19833 chromosome 1, P. vulgaris v2.0, whole genome shotgun sequence:
- the LOC137813479 gene encoding uncharacterized protein At1g21580 isoform X6 has protein sequence MDQHHFLHHHHYHHPQDHRTTRYTSLNPQSHHHHHHNNLPPPPPAPPPPLSYHRTLHTPPAPQPYTPSTPQHQQQQQQQQQFSFNHHTTLPHRSLEDDSRSLPYDLLPRRASAIPWNPNPRTDDFDREFHHHHHRPPPPPPPPIETLRYDPGRRERLVVDPYEQNPREALAWGGGDYHAPSQGDVEPSPYVRVYSVECDADVAGRGSRVESKRWVMSDRERERGRELHESSSNLVSKGSNSDKYYHGSDNVGRYSRGNSRECGHEFARTPPKKQVQKKSALLRIQTVKPNHRNREVEQSRYPGYGPEGSNGFFRGKEQYLAHGVKGEEREGSPVEIDISFESNSLVAKAIVAPPSSSVSVPDLNVTPVLDSDLGSGDRNKRISGSDGYCSGLQQPFRVSSVVVVDLNRSPSKGNDRSSLGKEVIVRKNVEDGSSRSRTREADDSRGKNVVPNSVKVGNVCSGKSTMTVVKKKKIVKKVVKKATANSKTSVSNSLPAKRLPGTVKVESAALSSSTASVPDKIGANSDEKRNIVDEVAGPDCLHSLPKEGNVLKEEKEGGLLQLSLGPDSTSQECSRSDKDSDNREVSRFEVERDGNILKFPSCASSSEDKKSDSDCLNANHNVLDNGNIISMHDNSNTSDCLDANNSVPNTYMVTEFLSGSTISEVNHMDYDNKQLCQNEVSLSLGKYSNIQSPLNNNLEDVGDELLKTSDTFSSSRKTRIQDCLQHASALKHISDDGSSNLEDCISVHCSGIMDDAGKQLTHGDVTIHPENCETGKAFPNSNILAGSGEGDSKKIKKKRSRTQLNFLSSEMESLSTDHVNPVSLANNVDGITSLLVKDPSACEVLDQSVENDVDSITGLDGVTALHEKGGVLESQFYAANNSNDDASEVSPSSKRKKVTANPIFTHCQSEISAMIVVTTTSNAEAPVNFNDNQEHQKEVALSSMGVCIPSSAQSMSYSEDITKMSVNILSGGSFDFIDANRETSFSPCEDLAFQNDQFSPLEGECTENITPVVLVSDTQTDVLELGNIMGEKTDLQAVKENYQYKDFVQRSPRADMEPNDLNVKNDLLAQQNLMSCPASGDEVTTSNSNDELIVDAPGALSDIFSQGMASEVPDRRVLELTAINDENICGVEENTSSVQEMKQNGRSDHAFGHNMMIKKTISESSQVSSKVTTQALNSYRFGLSGTKNQSGSVIPKTFPGHSLTFSRSETKSSASSTHVSKPRTWHRTGNPPISLPRINSVGTIPSKRPILERKGNFQNTSYVRKGNSLVRKPTPVSALPQISSVNQSSSLGFDDVSKGTKSESRVDLTNQPMYLRAGATYSQQRQRTPPLPINTKSEENTSSSLVEPPSGGSCENVSDPTSFIEINNNVRNSSEDTLKHYEIPENQPVPLDNGESQVEANNGNPLSLNTKRIVYIKPKTNQLVATSNSCDVSVPADDNGQTAFSDAYYKRRKNQLVRTTFESHNNQTAIVPNGKANSDGQGTSNALCNRRFSKKRLNKVGRSSCKRSRASLVWTLCSKSSSENDRNSRHYQKVLPQLFPWKRATFASSFNSSSVSAISKKLLQLRKRDTVYTRSKHGFSLWKSRVLGVGGCSLKWSKSIEKNSKQANEEATLAVAAVEKKKREQKNAVCISSQSKRERIFRFGSVRYRMDPSRRTLQRISVDESQSSASTSSGLASKSAYIPRRLVIGSDEYVRIGNGNQLIRDPKKRTRKLANEKVRWSLHTARQRLARKQYCQFFTRFGKCKKDGGKCPYIHDPSKIAVCTKFLNGLCSTPNCKLTHQVIPERMPDCSYFLQGLCSNSNCPYRHVNVNPNASICEGFLRGYCADGNEVLTNQCRKKHSYVCPTFEATGTCTEGAKCKLHHPKKQRKGKKRKRSGDQNNTRGRYFGSIPADVSESGLMVAPKRHKQSEIEEELSDYISLDVVSEEVADTDDLSFDPAVFCENDSLDDFDELIKPVLLLKRKFTSQSPNSHILEASAGDVGRL, from the exons ATGGATCAGCACCACttcctccaccaccaccactacCACCACCCTCAGGACCACCGCACAACCCGCTACACTTCCCTCAACCCTCAATCgcatcaccaccaccaccataaCAACCTCCCTCCGCCGCCGCCCGCTCCGCCGCCGCCTCTCTCCTACCACCGCACCCTCCACACGCCTCCCGCGCCGCAACCCTACACCCCTTCTACACCCCAACACCAAcaacagcagcagcagcaacaacAATTCTCTTTCAACCATCACACAACTCTCCCACACCGCTCCCTCGAAGATGATTCCCGCTCTCTCCCCTACGACCTCCTCCCTCGCCGCGCCTCTGCCATCCCCTGGAACCCTAACCCTAGAACTGACGATTTCGACCGCGAATTTCACCATCACCACCACCGCCCTCCGCCACCACCGCCTCCCCCGATCGAAACCCTACGCTACGACCCCGGGCGCCGTGAGCGCCTCGTGGTGGATCCCTATGAGCAGAATCCCAGGGAGGCACTCGCGTGGGGCGGCGGTGACTACCACGCGCCGAGCCAGGGCGACGTAGAGCCTTCTCCTTACGTGCGCGTGTACAGCGTGGAATGCGATGCTGACGTGGCGGGCAGAGGGTCCCGGGTCGAGAGCAAGAGGTGGGTGATGAGTGATAGAGAGAGGGAGAGGGGAAGAGAGTTGCACGAGTCTTCTTCTAATTTGGTTAGCAAGGGTAGTAACAGTGATAAATATTATCATGGTTCTGATAATGTGGGTAGGTATAGTAGAGGGAATAGTAGGGAGTGTGGTCATGAATTCGCACGCACTCCTCCTAAGAAACAGGTGCAGAAGAAGAGCGCGCTTCTTAGGATTCAGACTGTTAAACCTAATCATAGGAACCGTGAGGTTGAGCAGTCACGGTACCCCGGTTATGGACCTGAAGGTAGCAATGGCTTTTTCAGGGGGAAGGAGCAATATTTGGCTCATGGGGTTAAGGGGGAAGAGAGAGAAGGGAGCCCTGTTGAGATTGATATCTCTTTTGAGTCCAATTCTCTGGTGGCCAAGGCTATTGTTGCGCCGCCTTCGAGTTCAGTGTCTGTTCCTGATTTGAATGTGACGCCGGTTTTGGATTCGGATTTGGGTTCTGGGGATAGGAATAAAAGGATTTCGGGCTCTGATGGCTATTGTTCGGGTTTGCAGCAGCCGTTTAGAGTGTCTTCTGTTGTGGTTGTGGATTTAAATAGGTCGCCTAGTAAAGGGAATGATAGGTCTAGTTTGGGGAAGGAGGTTATTGTGCGGAAGAATGTTGAGGATGGTTCTTCTCGGTCTCGCACCAGGGAGGCTGATGATTCTCGTGGGAAAAATGTGGTGCCAAATTCGGTCAAAGTTGGCAATGTCTGTTCTGGTAAATCGACCATGACGGTtgtcaagaagaagaaaattgttAAGAAAGTGGTGAAGAAAGCGACTGCAAACTCTAAGACATCTGTGTCAAATTCACTGCCGGCAAAAAGGCTTCCTGGAACTGTGAAAGTGGAGAGTGCTGCACTGAGTTCGTCAACTGCCTCTGTTCCTGACAAAATTGGAGCTAATTCAGATGAGAAAAGGAACATTGTTGATGAGGTGGCTGGGCCAGACTGTTTGCACTCTTTGCCAAAGGAAGGAAATGtattgaaagaagaaaaagagggaggtttgctgcagCTGAGTTTGGGGCCAGATTCCACATCGCAAGAGTGTAGTAGGAGTGACAAAGATTCTGATAATAGGGAAGTATCCAGGTTTGAAGTTGAAAGAGATGGAAACATTCTAAAATTTCCATCTTGTGCATCTAGTAGTGAAGATAAGAAGAGTGATTCAGATTGTTTAAATGCAAATCATAATGTCCTTGATAATGGAAATATTATTTCTATGCATGATAATTCAAATACTTCCGATTGTTTAGATGCAAATAATTCTGTTCCAAATACTTACATGGTTACTGAATTCTTAAGTGGAAGCACTATTTCTGAAGTCAATCACATGGATTATGATAATAAGCAATTGTGTCAGAATGAAGTGTCTCTATCACTTGGGAAATATTCAAATATACAGTCCCCACTGAATAACAATCTTGAAGATGTAGGGGATGAACTATTAAAAACCAGTGATACTTTTTCAAGTTCAAGAAAAACTAGGATTCAAGATTGCCTACAACATGCCAGTGCACTGAAGCACATTTCTGATGATGGATCATCTAATTTAGAAGATTGTATTAGTGTTCACTGCTCTGGTATCATGGATGATGCTGGAAAGCAATTGACCCATGGTGATGTCACCATACACCCTGAGAATTGTGAGACAGGAAAAGCATTCCCAAATTCTAATATTTTAGCTGGATCTGGTGAAGGGGACtcaaagaagataaaaaagaaaagatctAGAACACAATTAAATTTTTTGAGTTCAGAGATGGAGTCCTTATCTACAGATCATGTAAATCCTGTTAGCCTTGCAAATAATGTGGATGGAATCACAAGTCTATTGGTGAAAGATCCATCTGCTTGTGAAGTTTTAGATCAATCTGTTGAAAACGATGTTGACTCAATAACTGGTCTGGATGGGGTTACTGCTTTACATGAGAAAGGGGGGGTTTTAGAGTCTCAGTTTTATGCTGCAAATAACAGCAACGATGATGCAAGTGAGGTTTCACCATCTTCTAAAAGGAAAAAAGTGACAGCTAACCCAATTTTCACTCATTGTCAATCGGAAATCAGTGCTATGATTGTAGTTACCACAACGTCTAATGCTGAAGCTCCTGTCAATTTCAATGATAACCAAGAACATCAGAAAGAAGTTGCTTTGTCAAGCATGGGTGTGTGTATTCCGTCTTCTGCTCAGTCAATGTCTTATTCGGAGGATATTACTAAAATGTCTGTCAATATTTTGAGTGGAGGATCTTTTGACTTCATTGATGCAAATAGGGAAACCTCTTTTTCACCATGTGAGGATTTGGCATTTCAAAACGATCAGTTCTCACCATTGGAAGGTGAGTGCACAGAAAACATTACTCCAGTTGTGCTTGTGAGTGATACTCAAACTGATGTTTTAGAACTTGGAAATATAATGGGAGAAAAGACTGATTTACAGGCCGTTAAGGAAAATTACCAATATAAAGACTTTGTGCAAAGGTCACCAAGAGCTGATATGGAACCTAATGATCTCAATGTGAAGAATGATTTGCTTGCTCAGCAGAACCTTATGTCCTGTCCAGCCAGTGGTGACGAAGTCACTACAAGTAATTCGAATGATGAATTGATTGTGGATGCACCTGGTGCATTATCAGATATCTTTTCTCAAGGGATGGCATCTGAAGTACCGGATAGAAGGGTTTTAGAATTGACAGCAATCAATGATGAAAATATCTGTGGGGTTGAAGAAAATACTTCATCAGTACAGGAGATGAAACAGAACGGTAGGTCAGATCATGCATTTGGACATAATATGATGATAAAGAAAACAATTTCAGAATCATCCCAAGTATCTTCCAAAGTTACAACTCAGGCTCTAAATTCATATCGTTTTGGGTTGAGTGGGACCAAAAATCAGTCAGGTAGTGTCATTCCCAAAACTTTTCCAGGTCATTCTCTTACCTTTTCAAGATCGGAGACAAAGTCATCTGCCTCTTCAACTCATGTATCAAAGCCTCGAACTTGGCATCGTACAGGTAATCCCCCTATTTCTCTACCTAGAATCAATTCAGTAGGAACAATTCCTTCCAAAAGACCAATTCTTGAAAGGAAAGGGAACTTTCAAAATACCTCATATGTGCGTAAAGGAAACAGTCTTGTAAGGAAACCTACTCCAGTTTCTGCTCTACCTCAAATCTCCTCTGTTAATCAGTCATCTTCTTTGGGCTTTGATGACGTATCAAAAGGTACTAAATCTGAAAGCAGGGTTGATTTGACAAATCAACCAATGTACCTGAGAGCAGGAGCAACATATTCTCAGCAGAGGCAGAGAACACCTCCACTACCAATTAACACCAAATCCGAGGAAAATACATCTTCCTCACTGGTAGAACCTCCTTCTGGTGGTTCCTGTGAAAATGTATCAGATCCTACGtcatttatagaaattaataataatgtacGGAACTCTTCTGAAGACACACTGAAGCATTATGAAATTCCTGAAAACCAACCTGTTCCATTGGACAACGGGGAGAGTCAAGTTGAAGCAAACAATGGCAATCCTCTTTCTTTGAATACGAAGAGAATAGTATATATAAAGCCCAAAACGAATCAATTGGTTGCAACATCAAATTCTTGTGATGTTTCTGTCCCCGCTGATGACAATGGTCAAACTGCCTTCTCTGATGCCTACTACAAGAGAAGAAAAAATCAATTGGTTAGGACTACATTTGAAAGCCACAACAACCAGACTGCTATAGTGCCTAATGGCAAGGCAAATTCTGATGGACAAGGAACTAGTAATGCTCTTTGCAATAGGAGGTTTAGTAAGAAGCGGTTAAATAAGG TTGGCAGGAGTTCATGCAAACGTTCAAGAGCCTCACTAGTGTGGACACTCTGTAGCAAAAGTTCTTCTGAAAATGACAGGAACTCACGGCATTATCAAAAGGTTTTGCCTCAATTGTTTCCATGGAAAAGAGCAACATTTGCTTCAAGTTTCAATAGCAGTTCCGTATCTGCAATCAG CAAAAAATTGCTTCAATTGAGAAAGAGGGATACTGTTTACACTAGGTCAAAACATGGGTTTTCACTTTGGAAATCCAGAGTTTTAGGTGTTGGCGGGTGTAGTTTAAAATGGTCCAAATCCATTGAGAAGAACTCAAAGCAAGCTAATGAG GAAGCTACACTTGCTGTTGCCGCAgtagagaagaagaagagagagcaGAAAAATGCGGTTTGCATCAGTTCTCAGTCAAAGA GAGAGCGTATATTTCGTTTTGGCTCAGTTCGTTACAGAATGGATCCCTCCAGGAGGACACTTCAGAGGATTTCAG TCGATGAATCCCAGTCCTCGGCATCTACCAGTTCAGGTTTGGCTTCCAAAAGTGCTTACATTCCAAGGAGATTAGTGATTGGAAGTGATGA ATACGTACGAATTGGAAATGGTAACCAGCTTATCAGAGACCCAAAAAAACGAACTCGAAAATTGGCAAATGAAAAAGTTAGATGGAGCTTGCACACTGCCAGACAGCGGTTGGCTCGAAAGCAGTATTGTCAGTTTTTTACCAGATTTGGGAAATGTAAAAAGGATGGAGGGAAGTGTCCTTATATTCATGATCCTTCAAAAATTGCTGTCTGTACTAAGTTCCTGAATGGTTTATGTTCTACTCCCAACTGCAAATTAACGCACCAG GTTATTCCAGAGAGAATGCCAGATTGTTCTTATTTTTTGCAAG GCTTATGCTCAAACAGTAATTGTCCATATAGACATGTCAATGTGAACCCCAATGCATCTATTTGTGAAGGATTTCTCAGGGGTTATTGTGCTGATGGGAATGAGGTATTAACCAATCAA TGTCGGAAGAAGCACAGCTATGTGTGTCCTACTTTTGAAGCAACAGGTACCTGTACTGAAGGAGCCAAATGCAAACTTCATCACCCaaaaaaacagaggaagggaaagaaaaggaagagatCTGGAGATCAGAACAACACTAGAGGGCGCTATTTTGGTTCTATTCCTGCTGATGTTTCTGAATCTGGGTTGATGGTGGCTCCAAAGCGACATAAACAAAGTGAAATTGAAGAGGAATTGTCTGATTACATCAGCCTTGATGTTGTCAGTGAAGAAGTCGCAGACACTGATGATCTATCATTTGATCCAGCAGTGTTCTGCGAGAATGATTCCTTGGATGATTTTGATGAACTTATTAAACCAGTTCTTCtattgaaaagaaagttcacaTCACAATCACCTAACTCCCATATCCTCGAAGCAAGTGCCGGAGACGTCGGTCGTTTGTAA